CCCGCCCAGTTGTCCCGCGATATCTCCGGGAACCCGTCCACAAAATTGCCCGAGCAGTACATTTTCCCGCGCGGGTCCTTCTGCAGGAAGATGCGGTGGCGGACGTTGTCCGAGGTGGCGGGACCGGCCTTGTAATAGTTGTTAATCCAGTTGCGCGGCCACATCTCGCCGCCGTAGGCGCTGTTGAATCCCCAGTTGTAGATGACGTTGTTCCGGAAGTCGAGGAGGCCTGATTCCTCGTTGCCCGAGGCGCGGGGGTTCCGGCTGGAATGATGCGCGAGGATGTTGTGGTGGAACGAGCCGCCGGGGCCGCCCCAGAGCCCGCCGTAGCCGTGGTTGCCCTTTTTGTGAAGGGAATGGTACAGGCTCTCGGTGACCATGCACCACTGGACCGTGAGGTTGGACGCCTTGTTGATGGACAGGGTTTCGTCAATGCCCCAGCTCACGGAGCAATGGTCCACAATGATGTGGTCGCCGCCGCCGCCGAAGGCGTCCTGCTCCCTGCCCTTCTCGTCGCCTGGCCGGAACCGCATGTACCGGACGATCATGTGCTGCGTGTCGAAATTGAACTGGTAGTTCTTCACGCAGACACCGTCGCCCGGCGCGGTCTGTCCGGCGATGGTGAGGAACGGCTTTTTCACCTTTAGTTCCGACTCCAGCTCGATGTTGCCCGAAACGCGGAACACGACGGTGCGCGGCCCCTCGGCCATGCAGGCCTCGCGGAAACTCCCCGGGCCGCTGTCGCCCAGATGGGTCACCTCGATGACCCGCCCGCCGCGCCCGCCGAGGGCGTACTTTCCGAAACCCTCCGCGCCAGGAAATGCCGGGGCGCGGTTTGGCCGGAAATTGCGCAGGGTCAGGGCGGGTGGCTGGTCGGCATAGGTCACGTCGCACAGGTAGCCATCGGGCAGTTCCACGGCGTCGAAGCGCCCCTCCAGCGCCTCCACGCCCCCGCCGAAGACCCGCACTTCCGTGTTTTCGTGGGGCATGACGCGTCCGGCGAAGACCACCTCAAGCACCCCGGACAGGCGCCACCGTCCCGAGGTGACGGTATACGCGTCCGCGCCGTCCGTGACGGTGAAGACCATGCGGTCCCCGGTTTCGTTCCATGCCGCCTCCGCCCGGGCCATTGAGGCGGCTGCCAGTATCAGGAAGGCGGAGAACAGGCGCATGGACATGGAAAGGACTCCCTTACTTGCGTAGGCGGCGGTCCCGCTGCGCCTCGTGGATGTTCTGCGGCTGGAGGGCGGCGGGATCCAACACCTCG
Above is a genomic segment from Candidatus Hydrogenedentota bacterium containing:
- a CDS encoding pectate lyase; protein product: MRNFRPNRAPAFPGAEGFGKYALGGRGGRVIEVTHLGDSGPGSFREACMAEGPRTVVFRVSGNIELESELKVKKPFLTIAGQTAPGDGVCVKNYQFNFDTQHMIVRYMRFRPGDEKGREQDAFGGGGDHIIVDHCSVSWGIDETLSINKASNLTVQWCMVTESLYHSLHKKGNHGYGGLWGGPGGSFHHNILAHHSSRNPRASGNEESGLLDFRNNVIYNWGFNSAYGGEMWPRNWINNYYKAGPATSDNVRHRIFLQKDPRGKMYCSGNFVDGFPEISRDNWAGGVDFAPDGEATEATLRVDTPYTVAPVKTESAEEAYALVLDWAGCSLGRDAVDTRIIHEIRTGTASYGASYKDGGKGIIDSQRDVGGWPELRSLPAPADSDHDGMPDDWETAHGLDPVNPGDGAQFGPDGYTHLEMYLNALVAGKS